In one Pseudomonas fitomaticsae genomic region, the following are encoded:
- a CDS encoding nucleoside-specific channel-forming protein Tsx, translating into MHVSSCHRRRGVRTFTVSLLLAGVTGVLSHNALAQPALPDESAQGEALSPEASPPKKGAYLSDWYNQNLTLIGSKDISFGPQPADDIYLEYEYFGRKGPFELYGYIDIPKIFNIGNSHDKGVWDHGSPVFMEHEPRISIDYLAGRSLAIGPFKEWYVAFDWIYDHGSRKENRANTLYSGFGTDIDTHSRVNLSANLYGRYQWENYGASNEYSWDGYRAQLKYIVPIDKFSNGASLTYIGFTNFDFGSDLHKDNPARTANATVATNVLLYSFTHLRFTLVGRYFHNGGNWEDGSELNFGDGNFRARSNGWGYYAGIGYQF; encoded by the coding sequence ATGCACGTTTCTTCCTGCCACCGCCGTCGCGGTGTGCGTACCTTTACTGTTTCCCTGCTACTGGCCGGCGTTACCGGAGTTCTCAGTCACAACGCGCTGGCGCAACCTGCCCTGCCCGATGAATCCGCCCAAGGCGAAGCCCTCAGTCCCGAAGCCAGCCCGCCGAAAAAAGGCGCGTACCTGTCGGACTGGTATAACCAGAACCTGACCCTGATCGGCAGCAAAGACATCAGCTTCGGCCCGCAACCGGCCGACGACATCTACCTGGAATACGAGTACTTCGGGCGCAAGGGTCCGTTCGAGCTGTACGGCTACATCGACATCCCGAAGATCTTCAACATCGGCAACAGCCATGACAAAGGCGTGTGGGACCACGGCTCGCCGGTGTTCATGGAGCACGAACCGCGCATCTCCATCGACTACCTGGCCGGCCGCAGCCTGGCCATCGGGCCGTTCAAGGAATGGTACGTGGCGTTCGACTGGATCTACGATCACGGCAGCCGCAAAGAGAACCGCGCCAACACGCTGTACAGCGGTTTCGGCACCGACATCGACACCCATTCGCGGGTCAATCTGTCGGCCAACCTGTATGGGCGCTACCAGTGGGAAAACTACGGCGCCAGCAATGAATATTCGTGGGACGGCTACCGTGCGCAGCTCAAGTACATCGTGCCGATCGACAAATTCAGCAACGGTGCGTCGCTGACCTACATTGGTTTCACCAACTTCGACTTCGGCTCGGACCTGCACAAGGACAACCCGGCGCGCACCGCCAATGCCACGGTGGCGACCAACGTCTTGCTGTACTCGTTCACGCACTTGCGCTTCACCCTGGTCGGCCGTTATTTCCACAACGGCGGCAACTGGGAGGACGGCAGCGAGCTGAACTTCGGCGACGGCAACTTCCGCGCCCGTTCCAACGGCTGGGGTTACTACGCCGGCATCGGTTATCAGTTCTGA
- a CDS encoding purine-nucleoside phosphorylase, with product MKAMTRVSLAAAALLSSTAWAAEAPIQPKVVLITMFAPEAQNWIERLELKQEIRVPGLSAEYPVIRCNTQQVCLMTTGMGQTNAAASTLALALSPKFDLRKSYFLIAGIAGISPKHGTIGTAAWAHYLVEFGTQWELDSRDAPSSWPTGYLGINTKGPNEKPPLDYKTEVFELNPKLQAKAFALSHKVELSESKESAAWRQKYPAAPANQPPVVTRCDTLAGNTWFSGTRLSERAEVWTRLLTDNKGEYCTTQQEDNSTYEALLRASREGLVDVQRLAVVRAGSDFDRPAPGGSEVDNLLKYADQGGFVPALENLYRTGNPLVQDILKHWSAWEHGVPDA from the coding sequence ATGAAAGCAATGACGCGTGTATCACTGGCCGCTGCGGCCCTGCTCTCCTCCACCGCCTGGGCGGCCGAGGCACCGATTCAACCGAAAGTGGTGCTGATCACCATGTTCGCCCCGGAAGCGCAAAACTGGATCGAGCGCCTCGAACTCAAGCAGGAAATCCGCGTGCCGGGCCTGTCGGCCGAGTATCCGGTTATCCGCTGCAACACGCAGCAGGTGTGTCTGATGACCACCGGCATGGGCCAGACCAACGCCGCCGCTTCGACCCTGGCACTGGCGCTGTCACCGAAATTCGACCTGCGCAAAAGCTACTTCCTGATCGCCGGGATTGCCGGCATCAGCCCGAAACACGGGACCATTGGCACCGCTGCCTGGGCGCACTATCTGGTGGAATTCGGCACCCAGTGGGAACTGGATTCACGCGATGCGCCCTCGAGCTGGCCGACCGGTTACCTCGGTATCAACACCAAAGGCCCGAACGAAAAACCGCCGCTGGACTACAAGACCGAGGTCTTCGAACTCAACCCGAAACTGCAGGCCAAGGCCTTCGCCCTGAGCCACAAGGTCGAACTGAGCGAGAGCAAGGAATCGGCGGCGTGGCGCCAGAAATACCCGGCAGCACCGGCCAATCAGCCGCCGGTGGTCACCCGCTGCGACACGCTGGCGGGCAACACCTGGTTCTCCGGCACACGCCTGAGCGAACGCGCCGAGGTCTGGACCAGACTGCTGACCGACAACAAGGGCGAATACTGCACCACCCAACAGGAAGACAACTCCACCTACGAGGCGTTGTTGCGCGCCAGCCGCGAGGGCCTGGTGGACGTGCAGCGCCTGGCCGTGGTGCGCGCCGGCTCCGACTTCGACCGCCCGGCGCCGGGCGGCAGCGAAGTCGACAACCTGCTCAAGTACGCCGACCAGGGCGGATTCGTGCCGGCGCTGGAAAACCTCTACCGCACGGGTAATCCGCTGGTGCAGGACATCCTCAAGCACTGGTCGGCGTGGGAGCACGGCGTGCCGGACGCTTAA
- a CDS encoding quinone oxidoreductase family protein, translating into MKALQFDKTGDLSSLRFVEVPTPVPGADEVLVQIKAAGLNPSDVKNVLGRFPYTTLPRIPGRDFAGVVVEGPQALIGQEVWGTGRELGFFADGSHAQFVKLPANGVAHKPSHLSFTQAASLGVPYTTAWDALERSLVSAETRLLVIGGGAVATAALALAKVRGAQLLAAARRPEQVKDLQAQGYQTIQLDKPEELGAQVNAVYRGGADVIFDTTGFWLPASVPALAPFGRIAIIAAPVDGHVQLPALALYRKGGSVVGINSLLYGVEACAAMLEQFGRFFDEDLLPLPQGLVEAPLAEGLARYADVNQGSGDKVILMP; encoded by the coding sequence ATGAAAGCACTGCAATTCGATAAAACCGGCGACCTGTCTTCCCTGCGCTTCGTCGAGGTGCCGACGCCGGTGCCGGGGGCCGACGAGGTGCTGGTGCAGATCAAGGCTGCGGGCCTCAATCCCAGCGACGTGAAGAATGTGCTCGGGCGTTTCCCTTACACCACGCTGCCGCGTATTCCCGGGCGGGACTTTGCCGGGGTGGTGGTCGAAGGGCCGCAGGCGTTGATCGGTCAGGAAGTCTGGGGCACCGGGCGCGAGCTTGGCTTTTTCGCCGATGGCTCTCATGCGCAGTTCGTCAAACTGCCGGCCAATGGCGTGGCGCACAAACCTTCGCACCTGAGTTTCACCCAGGCTGCCAGCCTCGGTGTGCCTTACACCACGGCGTGGGATGCGCTGGAGCGCAGTCTGGTGAGTGCCGAAACCCGTTTGCTGGTGATCGGTGGCGGGGCGGTGGCGACGGCGGCACTGGCGTTGGCCAAGGTGCGTGGCGCGCAGTTGCTGGCGGCGGCGCGGCGGCCGGAGCAGGTCAAGGATTTGCAGGCGCAGGGATATCAGACGATCCAGCTGGACAAGCCTGAAGAGCTCGGCGCGCAGGTCAATGCGGTATACCGCGGCGGCGCCGACGTGATCTTCGACACCACCGGGTTCTGGCTGCCGGCCTCGGTACCAGCGCTGGCACCGTTCGGGCGTATTGCGATCATCGCCGCGCCGGTGGACGGCCATGTGCAACTGCCGGCGCTGGCCCTGTATCGCAAGGGCGGCTCCGTGGTCGGCATCAACTCTTTGCTGTACGGCGTTGAAGCCTGTGCGGCGATGCTCGAGCAGTTCGGCCGGTTCTTCGACGAAGACTTGCTGCCATTGCCGCAAGGACTGGTCGAAGCACCGTTGGCCGAAGGGCTGGCGCGCTATGCCGATGTGAACCAGGGCAGCGGCGACAAGGTCATCCTGATGCCTTGA
- a CDS encoding DUF1427 family protein produces the protein MNYLISLGIGLGVGLLYGALDFRSPAPPAIALVGLLGMLAGEQLWPLGRQLVNGWLS, from the coding sequence ATGAACTACCTGATTTCCCTGGGCATCGGTCTGGGTGTCGGCCTGTTGTATGGCGCGCTGGATTTCCGTTCTCCGGCGCCGCCGGCCATCGCGCTGGTCGGCCTGTTGGGCATGCTGGCGGGCGAGCAGTTGTGGCCGCTGGGTCGGCAACTGGTCAACGGCTGGTTGTCCTGA
- a CDS encoding AraC family transcriptional regulator, translated as MFAMALAAPPDLSDTDVPVQPLARTYPRGLFIEPHEHVWGQLLYAMSGVMWVETPHEALVVPPQRAVWLPPGVPHGIRVVSDLQMRNIYLRPALAATLDQTVQVIEVGGLLRELIVGLVAQGDSGDAEYYEALVGLALLELKRARRSQLKIPMPDDADRRLMSLCQAVMAAPSLDIPFEQHAENAGASVRTLARLFKEGLGMGFAEWRRQVQLATAVAELIQGVPVSAIARELGYSPSSFSDMFRRELGVAPSQFSAGQLPG; from the coding sequence ATGTTCGCCATGGCCCTCGCCGCTCCCCCCGATCTGAGTGATACCGATGTGCCGGTGCAGCCGCTGGCGCGTACGTATCCGCGTGGCTTGTTCATCGAGCCGCACGAGCATGTCTGGGGGCAGTTACTGTATGCGATGAGCGGCGTGATGTGGGTCGAGACCCCGCACGAGGCGCTGGTGGTGCCGCCGCAGCGGGCGGTGTGGTTGCCGCCGGGGGTGCCGCACGGGATTCGGGTGGTGTCGGATTTGCAGATGCGCAATATCTACCTGCGCCCGGCGCTGGCGGCGACGCTGGATCAGACGGTGCAGGTGATTGAGGTCGGTGGTCTGCTGCGTGAATTGATTGTCGGGCTGGTGGCGCAGGGCGACAGCGGCGATGCCGAGTATTACGAGGCGCTGGTCGGACTGGCGCTGCTGGAGCTGAAACGCGCAAGGCGTTCGCAGTTGAAGATCCCGATGCCGGACGATGCCGACCGGCGGCTGATGAGTCTGTGTCAGGCGGTCATGGCGGCGCCGTCGCTGGACATTCCTTTCGAGCAGCACGCCGAAAACGCCGGGGCCAGCGTGCGCACCCTGGCGCGGTTGTTCAAGGAAGGGCTGGGCATGGGCTTCGCCGAGTGGCGGCGTCAGGTGCAACTGGCGACGGCAGTGGCCGAGTTGATCCAGGGCGTGCCGGTCAGCGCGATTGCCCGGGAGCTGGGTTATTCGCCGAGCAGTTTCAGCGACATGTTCCGCCGCGAGTTGGGCGTGGCGCCTTCGCAGTTCAGTGCCGGGCAGCTTCCGGGCTGA
- a CDS encoding DUF6555 family protein, whose amino-acid sequence MNNAKLYVIDYTLHGTPKSFIIRSDKMDNTEAWHWASCDAGVGRIPRFGREKVQKTSKPMAEKFGVENVTWRPAS is encoded by the coding sequence ATGAACAACGCAAAACTGTACGTTATCGATTACACCCTTCACGGCACGCCAAAGTCGTTCATTATCCGCTCGGACAAAATGGACAACACCGAGGCGTGGCACTGGGCCAGCTGCGACGCCGGGGTGGGCCGCATCCCGCGCTTCGGCCGGGAGAAAGTGCAAAAGACCAGCAAGCCGATGGCAGAAAAATTCGGCGTGGAAAACGTCACGTGGCGACCGGCAAGCTAA
- a CDS encoding metallothionein, which yields MADRKCDCPGCRCTIKEGEHSYVAHGKHYCCEACAHHHKSGEECSGKGCQCAHPK from the coding sequence ATGGCAGATAGAAAATGCGATTGTCCGGGATGTCGTTGCACGATCAAGGAGGGTGAGCATTCTTATGTGGCGCACGGTAAGCATTATTGCTGTGAGGCGTGTGCGCATCATCACAAGAGTGGTGAGGAATGTTCTGGCAAGGGGTGTCAGTGTGCGCATCCCAAGTAA
- a CDS encoding DMT family transporter translates to MSLVILLAVVVLAGAVLSVQAAINGRLGETVGVLRSSLLTFVVGAVSTGLLILFFEPAHAVSLLDVPKWQLSGALFGVVYMMVMVGAVPRVGTAVATVAVIVGQLGMGMLIDNFGWLGNPAIELSGARVLAMVCLGLALVFMYRSSVRQAD, encoded by the coding sequence ATGAGTCTGGTTATTTTGTTGGCGGTGGTGGTGTTGGCCGGTGCGGTGTTGAGTGTGCAGGCGGCGATCAATGGGCGTCTTGGGGAAACCGTTGGGGTGTTGCGCAGTAGTTTGTTGACGTTTGTGGTGGGGGCTGTTTCGACCGGATTGCTGATTCTGTTTTTCGAGCCGGCACATGCGGTCAGTCTGCTGGATGTGCCGAAGTGGCAGTTGAGTGGGGCTTTGTTTGGGGTGGTTTACATGATGGTCATGGTTGGCGCCGTACCGCGTGTCGGTACGGCCGTGGCGACGGTGGCGGTGATTGTCGGGCAGCTTGGAATGGGGATGCTGATCGATAATTTTGGGTGGTTGGGGAATCCGGCGATTGAGCTTTCGGGGGCGCGGGTTTTGGCGATGGTTTGTTTGGGGCTGGCGCTGGTTTTCATGTATCGCAGTAGCGTGCGGCAAGCGGACTGA
- a CDS encoding DMT family transporter, with the protein MQSFDEVSAAPAPVARPGLRLLLLPLVILAGMGLSVEAGLLGPLSEQVGHLWATLSIFGVGSAILFLLLLFAGPQKGPALTDLPRWQLIGGFLGPMYVVVLTLATPHIGIAMTMIAILSGQVGKSVLIDHFGWFGATRKKVNAERWLALGLIVAALVLIARGE; encoded by the coding sequence ATGCAGTCGTTTGATGAAGTGAGTGCCGCGCCGGCCCCGGTCGCCCGGCCTGGTTTGCGTTTGTTGCTGTTGCCGCTGGTGATCCTGGCCGGCATGGGTTTGTCGGTTGAGGCCGGATTGCTCGGGCCGTTGAGTGAACAGGTCGGGCATTTGTGGGCGACCTTGAGCATTTTCGGGGTCGGGTCGGCGATTCTGTTTTTGCTGTTGCTGTTTGCGGGGCCACAGAAGGGACCGGCGCTGACGGATCTGCCGCGCTGGCAGTTGATCGGCGGGTTTCTGGGGCCGATGTATGTGGTGGTGTTGACGTTGGCGACGCCGCATATCGGGATTGCGATGACGATGATTGCGATTTTGTCGGGGCAGGTTGGCAAGAGTGTGTTGATTGACCATTTCGGGTGGTTTGGGGCTACGCGCAAGAAGGTCAATGCTGAGCGGTGGCTGGCGTTGGGGTTGATTGTGGCGGCTTTGGTTTTGATTGCGCGGGGTGAGTGA
- a CDS encoding LysR family transcriptional regulator — MHGLNELGFKALRLFVAVLDHGSFSEVARREGVAPSSISRQIQLMEQALNQQLLYRHTRAVTPTEAGRMLGHHARLVLVQLEEAEQALQEQQSEPTGLVRINAPVVFGERHLTPWLGRLCERYPKLQLDIQQTDHYIDPLQEGADLLFRIGPLHDSSMQARILAPHRFQVAASPAYLMRFGTPQHPDDLARHQCLAYKGATGQQRWFFRQDQGEWTPYSVKGPITGNHADTLTQAAVQGLGLVMFPSWLIGEAVREGTLVPVLGGYQVSNSVEPQQISVLWPGSRRLSVKVRTVIDFFMECFGEVPYWDRP; from the coding sequence ATGCACGGGCTCAACGAACTGGGATTCAAGGCGCTAAGGCTGTTTGTGGCGGTGCTCGACCATGGCAGTTTTTCCGAAGTCGCCCGCCGTGAGGGCGTTGCGCCCTCCTCGATTTCCCGGCAGATCCAGCTGATGGAGCAAGCGCTGAATCAGCAATTGCTCTACCGCCACACCCGCGCAGTCACGCCGACCGAAGCCGGGCGCATGCTCGGTCACCACGCGCGGCTGGTGCTGGTGCAACTCGAAGAAGCCGAACAGGCGTTGCAGGAACAGCAAAGCGAACCGACCGGCCTGGTGCGGATCAACGCCCCGGTGGTGTTCGGCGAACGCCACCTGACGCCATGGCTCGGCCGTTTGTGCGAGCGCTATCCGAAGCTGCAACTGGACATCCAGCAGACCGACCACTACATCGATCCGCTGCAGGAAGGCGCCGACCTGCTGTTCCGCATCGGCCCGCTGCACGACTCGAGCATGCAGGCGAGGATCCTCGCGCCGCACCGCTTTCAGGTCGCAGCAAGTCCCGCGTATCTCATGCGATTTGGCACACCACAGCATCCCGACGATCTCGCCCGCCACCAGTGCCTGGCCTACAAGGGCGCGACCGGTCAGCAGCGCTGGTTCTTCCGTCAGGATCAGGGCGAGTGGACACCCTATTCGGTCAAGGGCCCGATCACCGGCAACCACGCGGACACGTTGACCCAGGCCGCTGTGCAAGGGCTGGGGCTGGTGATGTTTCCGTCATGGCTGATCGGCGAGGCGGTGCGTGAGGGCACGCTGGTGCCGGTGCTGGGGGGTTATCAGGTGTCGAACAGTGTGGAGCCGCAGCAGATTTCGGTGCTGTGGCCGGGGAGCCGGCGGTTGTCGGTGAAGGTGCGGACTGTGATTGATTTCTTTATGGAGTGTTTTGGCGAGGTGCCGTATTGGGACAGACCCTGA
- a CDS encoding methyl-accepting chemotaxis protein, translating into MTSQLTGLVTQVSDQAQRSDQAMERQRHETDQVATAINEMSAAAQEVAKSAQNAAVAAQQTDEEGQTAKRVVAGSIKQIHALVDDIRSSGVSLDSLQQDVSSIVGVLGVIRSIAEQTNLLALNAAIEAARAGEAGRGFAVVADEVRALASRTQISTQEIQGMIDRLQAGTQSAVEAMRRSSEAGDGTSAQANQAGASLDAMADLIATINSMNAQIASAAEEQTAVAEEINRSVHQIAVAVDNVADETQLGAQTSRSLADLGQRLGKLVGQFRI; encoded by the coding sequence ATGACGTCGCAACTGACCGGGCTGGTGACGCAAGTGTCGGATCAGGCCCAGCGCTCCGATCAGGCCATGGAGCGTCAGCGCCACGAAACCGATCAGGTCGCCACGGCAATCAACGAAATGTCTGCGGCCGCGCAAGAAGTCGCCAAGAGCGCGCAGAACGCCGCCGTCGCCGCGCAGCAGACCGACGAAGAAGGCCAGACCGCCAAGCGCGTGGTGGCCGGCAGCATCAAGCAGATTCATGCGCTGGTGGACGACATCCGCAGCAGCGGCGTGTCCCTCGACAGCCTGCAACAGGACGTGTCGTCGATTGTCGGCGTGCTCGGGGTGATCCGCTCGATCGCCGAACAGACCAACCTGTTGGCACTCAACGCCGCGATCGAAGCGGCCCGGGCCGGTGAGGCCGGGCGCGGGTTTGCGGTGGTGGCGGACGAGGTACGGGCGCTGGCTTCGCGCACGCAGATCAGCACTCAGGAAATTCAGGGGATGATTGATCGCTTGCAGGCGGGGACGCAGTCGGCGGTGGAAGCCATGCGCCGTTCCAGCGAGGCGGGTGACGGCACGTCGGCCCAGGCCAATCAGGCGGGAGCGTCGCTGGATGCGATGGCGGATCTGATTGCGACCATCAACTCGATGAACGCGCAGATTGCCAGTGCTGCCGAGGAGCAGACCGCTGTGGCGGAAGAGATCAACCGCAGCGTGCATCAAATTGCGGTGGCGGTGGATAACGTGGCGGATGAGACCCAATTGGGCGCGCAGACTTCGCGGAGTCTGGCGGATCTGGGGCAGCGGTTGGGCAAGTTGGTTGGCCAGTTCCGTATCTGA
- a CDS encoding Na+/H+ antiporter family protein — translation MNAVIAAVGVMLILSLSRVHVVIALIVGALVGGLTGGLGIDATLKAFNSGLGGGATVALSYALLGAFAVAIAKSGLAHALADKALAMVDRQHATGGGSVKWLLIGLLWVVAIASQNILPIHIAFIPLLVPPLLYVLTKLQLDRRLIACVMTFGLITPYMFLPVGFGNIFLNEILLANVARSGVDISGINVTHAMGIPALGMLAGLGMAFISYRKKRVYDLGKIEQVEQVAVQYNPRSLLIAGVAIAAAFIIQLLLDSMIIGALSGFLIFSASGIVKWRETDDLFTEGMKMMAMIGFIMIAASGFAEVMKATGEVQTLVESSASWINHSKGIGALLMLLVGLLVTMGIGSSFSTVPILAAIFVPLCVQLGFSPIAIVCIVGTAGALGDAGSPASDSTLGPTSGLNIDGQHHHIWDTVVPTFLHYNLPLLAFGWVAAMVL, via the coding sequence ATGAATGCAGTGATTGCTGCGGTCGGCGTCATGCTGATCCTCAGCCTGTCCCGTGTGCATGTGGTGATCGCGTTGATCGTCGGTGCGCTGGTCGGTGGCCTGACCGGTGGTCTGGGCATCGACGCCACGCTCAAGGCTTTCAACAGTGGCCTGGGTGGCGGGGCGACGGTGGCGTTGTCCTACGCGTTGCTCGGCGCTTTCGCCGTGGCGATTGCCAAGTCCGGCCTGGCCCACGCGCTGGCCGACAAGGCTCTGGCGATGGTCGACCGCCAGCATGCGACCGGTGGCGGCAGCGTCAAATGGCTGCTGATCGGCCTGCTGTGGGTGGTGGCGATCGCCTCGCAGAACATCCTGCCGATTCATATCGCGTTCATTCCGCTGCTGGTGCCGCCGCTTTTATATGTACTGACCAAGCTGCAACTGGACCGCCGGTTGATCGCCTGCGTCATGACCTTCGGCCTGATCACGCCGTACATGTTCTTGCCAGTAGGCTTCGGCAACATTTTCCTCAACGAGATCCTGCTGGCCAACGTTGCCCGCAGTGGCGTGGACATCAGCGGTATCAACGTCACGCATGCCATGGGCATTCCGGCGCTGGGCATGCTGGCCGGCCTGGGCATGGCGTTCATCAGCTATCGCAAGAAGCGCGTCTACGACCTGGGGAAAATCGAGCAGGTCGAGCAGGTGGCGGTGCAATACAACCCGCGGAGCCTGTTGATCGCCGGTGTCGCCATTGCGGCGGCCTTCATTATTCAGCTGCTGCTGGACTCGATGATTATCGGGGCGCTATCCGGTTTCCTGATCTTTTCGGCGTCGGGCATCGTCAAATGGCGCGAGACGGATGACCTGTTCACCGAAGGCATGAAGATGATGGCGATGATCGGCTTCATCATGATCGCCGCTTCCGGATTCGCCGAAGTGATGAAGGCCACCGGCGAGGTGCAGACCCTGGTCGAGTCGTCGGCCTCTTGGATCAATCACAGCAAGGGCATCGGTGCGTTGCTGATGCTGCTGGTCGGATTGCTGGTGACGATGGGGATCGGTTCTTCGTTTTCCACGGTGCCGATCCTGGCGGCGATTTTCGTGCCGCTGTGCGTGCAACTGGGCTTCAGCCCGATTGCCATTGTCTGCATCGTCGGGACGGCCGGTGCCTTGGGCGATGCCGGTTCGCCCGCGTCGGACTCGACCCTTGGCCCGACCTCCGGCCTGAACATCGACGGCCAGCATCACCACATCTGGGACACCGTGGTCCCGACCTTCCTGCACTACAACCTGCCGTTGTTGGCGTTTGGCTGGGTGGCCGCGATGGTCCTGTAA
- a CDS encoding methyl-accepting chemotaxis protein yields the protein MEQQYRQVDQVATASHEMSATAQDVARSAAQAAEAAKDADRATRQGLTVIDRTTASIDTLAADMSAAMVQVEGLAANSEKIGTVLETIRAIAEQTNLLALNAAIEAARAGEAGRGFAVVADEVRNLARRTQESVEETRQVIEQLQNGTQDVVGSMGNSHRQAQGSVEQVGQAVTALRQIGDAVTVISDMNLQIASAAEEQSAVAEEINNNVATIRDVTESLSGQANESARVSQSLNSLANQQQSLMDQFRV from the coding sequence ATGGAGCAGCAATACCGTCAGGTCGATCAGGTGGCCACCGCGTCTCACGAAATGAGCGCCACCGCTCAGGACGTGGCCCGCAGCGCGGCGCAAGCCGCCGAAGCCGCCAAAGATGCCGATCGCGCCACCCGTCAGGGCCTGACCGTGATCGACCGCACCACCGCCAGCATCGACACCCTCGCCGCCGACATGAGCGCCGCGATGGTGCAGGTCGAAGGCCTGGCTGCCAACAGCGAGAAGATCGGCACGGTGCTGGAAACCATCCGCGCCATCGCCGAACAGACCAACCTGCTGGCCCTCAACGCCGCCATCGAAGCCGCCCGCGCCGGTGAAGCCGGACGCGGTTTTGCGGTAGTGGCCGACGAAGTGCGCAACCTCGCCCGCCGAACTCAGGAGTCGGTGGAAGAAACCCGCCAGGTGATCGAGCAGTTGCAGAACGGCACCCAGGACGTGGTCGGCTCGATGGGCAACAGCCATCGTCAGGCCCAGGGTAGCGTCGAACAGGTCGGCCAGGCCGTGACCGCGCTGCGCCAGATCGGCGATGCGGTGACGGTGATCAGCGACATGAACCTGCAGATTGCCAGCGCTGCCGAAGAGCAGAGCGCGGTGGCCGAAGAGATCAACAACAACGTGGCGACGATTCGTGATGTAACGGAATCGCTGTCGGGGCAGGCGAATGAATCGGCGCGGGTGAGTCAGTCGCTCAATAGCCTGGCGAATCAGCAGCAGAGCTTGATGGATCAGTTTCGCGTCTGA
- a CDS encoding sensor histidine kinase, protein MRSIQRRLSLGLISVMVIVGLVLAQTSLWLFEVGLQRYLEAGLRNDSENLLVALVRGPQGLQLDERHLSPAYQRPFSGHYFRIDFADSHWRSRSLWDQELPMLERPGLHSNLQLGPDGQQLLVLRSDYRRLGQSISISVAQDYTPVRESFQRMRQIGLGLGLAGLLLILLLQRLTVRRALRPLEKAREQIAQLQQGQRSQLDEQVPEELEPLVAQINHLLAHTEDSLKRSRNALGNLGHALKTPLAVLLSLASSERLDAHPELRKILKEQLEQVQQRLNRELNRARLSGDALPGALFDCDAELPGLLSTLNMIHGEHLELSHVSPPGLQLPWDREDLLELLGNLLDNACKWADAEVRLSVVETAEGFVLSVEDDGPGIPEAQRAQVFSRGARLDEQTHGHGLGLGIVRDIVETWGGVLVLGESEWGGLKVEIQLPRR, encoded by the coding sequence GTGAGATCGATCCAGCGCCGTTTGAGCCTGGGTCTGATCAGTGTGATGGTGATCGTCGGCCTGGTGCTGGCGCAAACCAGCCTGTGGCTGTTCGAAGTGGGCTTGCAGCGTTACCTCGAAGCGGGGCTGCGCAACGACAGTGAAAACCTGCTGGTGGCTTTGGTGCGCGGCCCGCAGGGTTTGCAGCTGGATGAGCGACACTTGTCGCCGGCCTATCAGCGGCCGTTTTCCGGGCATTATTTCCGCATCGATTTTGCCGACAGCCACTGGCGCTCCCGTTCGCTGTGGGATCAGGAGCTGCCGATGCTCGAGCGTCCGGGCCTGCACAGCAACCTGCAACTGGGGCCGGACGGTCAGCAATTGCTGGTACTGCGTTCGGACTATCGACGGCTCGGCCAGTCGATTTCCATCAGCGTCGCCCAGGATTACACGCCGGTGCGCGAGAGCTTCCAGCGCATGCGCCAGATCGGTCTCGGCCTCGGGCTGGCCGGGTTGTTGCTGATTCTGTTGTTGCAACGCCTGACCGTGCGCCGCGCGTTGCGGCCGCTGGAAAAGGCTCGCGAACAGATCGCCCAGTTGCAGCAGGGCCAGCGTTCACAACTCGATGAACAAGTGCCGGAAGAACTTGAGCCGCTGGTGGCGCAGATCAACCATTTGCTGGCGCACACCGAAGACAGTCTCAAGCGTTCGCGCAACGCCCTGGGCAACCTTGGACATGCGTTGAAAACCCCGTTGGCGGTGCTGCTCAGTCTGGCGTCGAGTGAAAGGCTCGACGCGCACCCGGAGCTGCGCAAGATTCTCAAGGAACAACTCGAACAGGTGCAGCAGCGACTGAACCGCGAGCTCAACCGTGCGCGGCTCTCTGGTGATGCGTTGCCGGGAGCGTTGTTCGATTGTGATGCGGAACTGCCGGGGCTGCTGTCGACGTTGAACATGATCCACGGCGAACATCTGGAACTGAGTCATGTGTCCCCTCCGGGCCTGCAATTGCCGTGGGATCGTGAAGACTTGCTGGAACTGCTCGGCAACCTGCTGGACAACGCCTGCAAATGGGCGGATGCCGAGGTGCGCCTCAGCGTGGTCGAAACGGCTGAAGGTTTTGTGCTGAGCGTGGAAGACGACGGGCCGGGGATTCCCGAGGCGCAGCGGGCTCAGGTGTTCAGCCGGGGGGCGCGGCTGGATGAGCAGACCCACGGGCATGGGTTGGGGCTGGGGATTGTGCGGGATATTGTCGAGACGTGGGGTGGGGTGCTGGTGCTTGGCGAAAGTGAGTGGGGTGGGTTGAAGGTGGAGATTCAGTTGCCTCGGCGGTGA